One window from the genome of Rhodococcus sp. ABRD24 encodes:
- a CDS encoding class I adenylate-forming enzyme family protein: MTVTERFSTTADGELGDLEVGDFAVDPRKLDGLSVSELVRHWALTIGERIAFITPDSRISWASYDSTADRIASALAAVGEESAVALYLPDTMVFHAALCAAYRTGRIAVGIGSRSGVKEVAHLSTRAGCRTLITTRSLRGQDTAALVAELRERTGGPEHVIYVDDLGSVEVEDAASEPVEITDRRFDATSPRFGVDDVSLLNSTSGTTGRPKLVTQTERRWIGFSELAVRSGRLTGDDVFFGAVPAPFGFGLWTSHFLPALLGAPNVVVERFSADTMVDLLERERVTVLNCVSTQFKMLLRSERAQSADLGSLRAMFTGGEAVPYSEALAFEERTGAAVLQFYGSNETGAVSVTTVDDDADTRLRTCGHVVDEAQVRVFDDAGTEVLGAERRGQPGVNGPLMCHGYWDDDAANVELYTDDGWMLLGDVVEIDAAGRLRVVGRKADIIIRGGKNISAVEVEEYVRAHPAVTMVTVVGVHDALFGEKVCAVVVTADGTELTADELSTWLAAQGVTREYIPEHVVTVDELPLAPGGKVAKGSVKVLAEQRLSR, from the coding sequence GTGACGGTGACCGAACGATTCTCGACCACCGCGGACGGCGAGCTCGGCGACTTGGAGGTCGGCGACTTCGCGGTCGATCCACGCAAGCTCGACGGTTTGAGCGTCAGTGAGCTGGTGCGGCACTGGGCTCTCACGATCGGCGAGCGGATCGCGTTCATCACGCCGGACTCGAGGATCTCGTGGGCGAGTTACGACTCGACCGCCGATCGGATCGCGTCGGCGCTAGCGGCGGTGGGTGAGGAGTCCGCCGTCGCGCTGTACCTGCCGGACACGATGGTCTTCCATGCCGCGCTGTGCGCCGCATACCGCACCGGTCGGATCGCGGTCGGTATCGGATCACGTTCGGGCGTCAAGGAAGTGGCGCACCTGAGCACCCGTGCCGGGTGCCGGACGCTGATCACCACACGGTCGCTGCGCGGGCAGGACACCGCGGCCCTCGTCGCGGAACTGCGGGAGCGGACCGGCGGACCGGAACACGTGATCTACGTGGACGACCTCGGCTCCGTGGAGGTCGAGGACGCCGCCAGCGAACCGGTCGAGATCACCGACCGGCGATTCGACGCCACCAGTCCGCGTTTCGGCGTCGACGACGTCTCGCTGCTCAACTCCACGTCCGGCACCACCGGGCGGCCGAAGCTGGTGACCCAGACCGAGCGGCGCTGGATCGGCTTCTCCGAGCTGGCTGTTCGGTCCGGGAGGCTCACCGGCGACGACGTCTTCTTCGGTGCGGTGCCGGCGCCCTTCGGCTTCGGGCTGTGGACGTCACACTTCCTGCCAGCGCTGCTCGGCGCGCCGAACGTGGTGGTCGAACGGTTCAGCGCCGACACCATGGTCGACCTGCTCGAGCGGGAGCGGGTGACGGTACTGAACTGTGTCAGTACGCAGTTCAAGATGCTGCTGCGGTCAGAGCGGGCACAGTCCGCCGATCTAGGCTCCCTGCGCGCGATGTTCACCGGCGGCGAGGCGGTGCCGTACTCGGAAGCACTCGCGTTCGAGGAGCGGACCGGTGCCGCCGTCCTCCAGTTCTACGGTTCCAACGAAACCGGGGCGGTGAGCGTCACGACCGTCGACGACGACGCCGACACCCGCCTGCGCACGTGCGGGCACGTGGTCGACGAGGCGCAGGTCCGGGTTTTCGACGACGCGGGCACAGAGGTGCTCGGCGCCGAGCGCCGCGGCCAGCCCGGCGTGAACGGCCCCCTGATGTGCCATGGCTACTGGGACGATGACGCCGCGAACGTCGAGTTGTACACCGACGACGGCTGGATGCTGCTCGGCGACGTAGTCGAGATCGACGCGGCCGGACGCCTCCGGGTGGTAGGCCGCAAGGCCGACATCATCATCCGCGGCGGCAAGAACATTTCGGCCGTGGAGGTCGAGGAGTACGTCCGCGCTCATCCGGCGGTCACGATGGTGACGGTGGTCGGTGTGCACGACGCCCTGTTCGGCGAGAAGGTGTGCGCCGTCGTGGTGACTGCCGACGGCACCGAACTGACCGCCGATGAGCTGTCCACGTGGCTCGCCGCACAGGGCGTCACTCGCGAGTACATCCCCGAGCATGTCGTCACCGTGGACGAGCTCCCGCTGGCGCCCGGCGGCAAGGTCGCCAAGGGATCCGTCAAGGTACTCGCGGAGCAGCGCCTCAGCCGATGA
- a CDS encoding ATP-binding cassette domain-containing protein produces MTTLEVTHLKVRYGSALAVDDVSFTALSGTVTAIVGPNGAGKSSLFGTVYGSVRGTGQVTMDGRRVDGLPALQRVREGFAYVPQGRQLFMKMSVRENLQVGADLLGLNKDAIDSAFDRFPVLRERSGSYAGVLSGGEQQMLVLGRALLATPKVLLLDEMMTGLAPKIVAELRSLVAGLAAEGVTVLIAEPALAALKSVVQRGYVMQRGRIVDTRGDAPSLDAAYQQSMGMMEATVEQ; encoded by the coding sequence ATGACCACGCTCGAGGTGACGCACCTGAAGGTCCGGTACGGATCGGCTCTCGCGGTCGACGATGTCTCTTTCACGGCGCTGTCCGGGACGGTGACGGCGATCGTCGGTCCCAACGGCGCCGGCAAGTCGAGTCTGTTCGGGACGGTCTACGGTTCGGTCCGCGGAACCGGGCAGGTGACGATGGACGGCCGCCGCGTAGACGGCCTGCCCGCGCTGCAACGGGTCCGTGAGGGCTTCGCGTACGTCCCACAGGGCCGACAGCTGTTCATGAAGATGTCGGTGCGTGAGAACCTGCAGGTCGGCGCCGACCTGCTCGGCTTGAATAAGGATGCGATCGACTCGGCGTTCGACCGGTTCCCGGTGCTGCGCGAGCGATCCGGCAGCTACGCCGGTGTCCTCAGCGGTGGCGAACAGCAGATGCTGGTGCTGGGGCGGGCGCTGTTGGCCACGCCGAAGGTGTTACTGCTCGACGAGATGATGACGGGCCTGGCACCGAAGATCGTCGCCGAACTGCGTTCGCTGGTGGCGGGTCTCGCGGCCGAGGGCGTGACGGTCCTGATCGCCGAACCTGCGCTGGCGGCGCTGAAGTCGGTGGTCCAGCGTGGCTACGTGATGCAGCGTGGCCGGATCGTCGACACCCGAGGAGACGCTCCGTCGCTCGACGCCGCGTACCAGCAGTCGATGGGCATGATGGAAGCGACAGTGGAGCAGTGA
- a CDS encoding ATP-binding cassette domain-containing protein, translating to MSVLLEVSGLTKNYGGVRAVDDVSFTVAPGEVVGLVGPNGAGKTTLVDCIFGTQKTDSGTVRLAGRTLTGPSEKRARHGLSRTFQHPQLALELSAVENIVPALYGRRMRTTLHSLWWALKGPFENWDATADRARAVAHEYAIDDTTSACGELSLGGQRLVEVARAMATDPQVLLLDEPFAGADHTGIAAIAGAVRKIQAQGRGVVLVDHNVDLIAELATTVVLLDFGSVAFHGAPAECLASDAMREVYFGAGEEVS from the coding sequence GTGAGCGTGCTGCTCGAGGTCTCGGGCCTCACCAAGAACTACGGCGGTGTCCGTGCCGTCGACGACGTCTCGTTCACCGTCGCCCCCGGCGAGGTGGTCGGTCTGGTCGGCCCCAACGGTGCCGGTAAGACGACGCTGGTGGACTGCATCTTCGGGACGCAGAAGACGGACTCCGGCACCGTGCGCCTGGCCGGTCGCACGCTGACCGGGCCGAGCGAGAAGCGGGCCCGGCACGGGCTGTCCCGCACCTTCCAACATCCGCAGCTTGCACTGGAACTGAGCGCCGTCGAGAACATCGTGCCCGCGCTGTACGGACGCCGGATGCGCACAACGCTGCATTCGCTGTGGTGGGCGCTCAAGGGGCCGTTCGAGAACTGGGACGCCACCGCAGACCGGGCGCGCGCCGTCGCGCACGAGTACGCGATCGACGACACCACCAGCGCCTGCGGCGAACTGAGCCTCGGCGGGCAGCGCCTGGTCGAGGTGGCGCGCGCGATGGCCACGGATCCGCAGGTGCTGCTGCTCGACGAGCCGTTCGCCGGCGCCGACCACACGGGCATCGCGGCGATCGCCGGGGCGGTGCGCAAGATTCAGGCGCAGGGTCGCGGCGTCGTGCTGGTCGACCACAACGTCGACCTCATCGCCGAACTCGCGACGACCGTCGTGCTGCTCGACTTCGGATCCGTCGCGTTTCACGGCGCGCCCGCCGAATGCCTCGCCAGCGACGCGATGCGTGAGGTCTACTTCGGTGCAGGAGAGGAAGTGTCATGA
- a CDS encoding branched-chain amino acid ABC transporter permease yields the protein MSTLTSPPSEAAAPARPARARRSLTNIAIEAGITLVVVAGVLVWMGPSLYRQDLVFLAATYSLIALGMYIPFVMAGSLSMAYSAYAAIGAYAVALISAKTGLSMWWGWVIGALVAAVAAVILALATQKLSGFYLAAVTLLFGIAFEHWLIDGPSFTGGSAGISGVEAVRLFGWQPPRYALVVLAILFVCAIAVIVDRMRKSVWGLTVRAARDNKNAARSSGVNPAHLTVTALAIGAAIASTGGSLFTVSVQAVTPETFTLSIVFLAIFMPIIGGRNSAWGAPLGALIVVIVTLNMPGYQGSGELLLAAAVLLILIVAPGGVIGWVSAALDKVTGRGGSSEQGRDRT from the coding sequence ATGTCGACTCTCACGTCACCGCCGTCGGAGGCGGCAGCGCCGGCACGTCCCGCGCGGGCACGCCGGTCGCTCACCAACATCGCGATCGAGGCGGGCATCACGCTCGTCGTCGTCGCCGGGGTGCTGGTGTGGATGGGTCCGAGCCTGTATCGGCAGGACCTCGTGTTCCTGGCCGCGACGTACTCGCTGATCGCACTCGGCATGTACATCCCGTTCGTCATGGCCGGGTCGCTGTCGATGGCGTACAGCGCCTACGCCGCGATCGGCGCGTACGCCGTCGCTCTCATTTCGGCGAAGACCGGGCTGTCGATGTGGTGGGGCTGGGTGATCGGCGCCCTCGTCGCGGCAGTGGCCGCGGTGATCCTCGCGCTCGCGACGCAGAAGCTGTCCGGCTTCTATCTGGCCGCCGTCACGCTGCTGTTCGGAATCGCTTTCGAGCACTGGCTCATCGACGGCCCCAGCTTCACGGGCGGCTCGGCCGGCATCTCCGGCGTCGAGGCCGTCAGGCTGTTCGGGTGGCAGCCACCGCGCTACGCCCTGGTGGTGCTCGCGATCCTGTTCGTGTGTGCGATCGCGGTGATCGTCGACCGGATGCGGAAGTCGGTGTGGGGCCTGACCGTGCGGGCGGCGCGGGACAACAAGAACGCCGCCCGGTCGTCGGGGGTCAACCCGGCCCACCTGACGGTGACCGCGCTCGCGATCGGTGCGGCGATCGCGTCGACCGGCGGCTCACTGTTCACAGTGTCCGTGCAGGCCGTCACGCCCGAGACCTTCACGCTCAGCATCGTGTTCCTGGCGATCTTCATGCCGATCATCGGCGGACGTAACAGCGCGTGGGGCGCCCCGCTCGGTGCGCTCATCGTCGTGATCGTGACTCTCAACATGCCCGGATACCAGGGCAGCGGCGAACTGCTGCTCGCCGCCGCGGTGCTGCTGATCCTCATCGTCGCGCCGGGTGGCGTGATCGGCTGGGTGAGTGCGGCATTAGACAAGGTGACCGGCCGCGGAGGTTCGAGCGAGCAAGGAAGGGATCGGACGTGA